One genomic segment of Pongo pygmaeus isolate AG05252 chromosome 19, NHGRI_mPonPyg2-v2.0_pri, whole genome shotgun sequence includes these proteins:
- the KRT20 gene encoding keratin, type I cytoskeletal 20 has product MDFSRRSFHRSLSSSLQAPVVSTVGMQRLGTTPSVYGGAGGRGIRISNSRHTVNYGSDLTSGGDLFVGNEKMAMQNLNDRLASYLEKVRTLEQSNSKLEVQIKQWYETNAPRAGRDYSAYYRQIEELRNQIKDAQLQNARCVLQIDNAKLAAEDFRLKYETERGIRLTVEADLQGLNKVFDDLTLHKTDLEIQIEELNKDLALLKKEHQEEVDGLHKHLGNTVNVEVDAAPGLNLGAIMNEMRQKYEVMAQKNLQEAKEQFERQTAVLQQQVTVNTEELKGTEVQLTELRRTYQSLEIELQSHLSMKESLEHTLEETKARYSSQLANLQSLLSSLEAQLMQIRSDMERQNNEYHILLDIKTRLEQEIATYRRLLEGEDIKTTEYQLSTLEERDIKKTRKIKTVVQEVVDGKVVSSEVKEVEENI; this is encoded by the exons ATGGATTTCAGTCGCAGAAGCTTCCACAGAAGCCTGAGCTCCTCTTTGCAGGCCCCTGTAGTCAGTACAGTGGGCATGCAGCGCCTCGGGACGACACCCAGCGTTTATGGGGGTGCTGGAGGCCGGGGCATCCGCATCTCCAACTCCAGACACACGGTGAACTATGGGAGCGATCTCACCAGCGGCGGGGACCTGTTTGTTGGCAATGAGAAAATGGCCATGCAGAACCTAAATGACCGTCTAGCGAGCTACCTAGAAAAGGTGCGGACCCTGGAGCAGTCCAACTCCAAACTCGAAGTGCAGATCAAGCAGTGGTACGAAACCAACGCCCCGAGGGCTGGTCGCGACTACAGTGCATATTACAGACAAATTGAAGAGCTGCGAaatcag ATTAAGGATGCTCAACTGCAAAATGCTCGGTGTGTCCTGCAAATTGATAATGCTAAACTGGCTGCTGAGGACTTCAGACTGAA GTATGAGACTGAGAGGGGAATACGTCTAACAGTGGAAGCTGATCTCCAAGGCCTGAATAAGGTCTTTGATGACCTAACCCTACATAAAACAGATTTGGAGATTCAAATTGAAGAACTGAATAAAGACCTAGCTCTCCTCAAAAAGGAGCATCAGGAG GAAGTCGATGGCCTACACAAGCATCTGGGCAACACTGTCAATGTGGAGGTTGATGCTGCTCCAGGCCTGAACCTTGGCGCCATCATGAATGAAATGAGGCAGAAGTATGAAGTCATGGCCCAGAAGAACCTTCAAGAGGCCAAAGAACAGTTTGAGAGACAG ACTGCAGTTCTGCAGCAACAAGTCACAGTGAACACTGAAGAATTAAAAGGAACTGAGGTTCAACTAACAGAGCTGAGACGCACTTACCAGAGCCTCGAGATAGAACTCCAGTCCCATCTCAGCATG AAAGAGTCTTTGGAGCACACCCTAGAGGAGACCAAGGCCCGTTACAGCAGCCAGTTAGCCAACCTCCAGTCGCTGTTGAGCTCTCTGGAGGCCCAACTGATGCAGATTCGGAGTGACATGGAACGCCAGAACAATGAATACCATATCCTTCTTGACATAAAGACTCGGCTTGAGCAGGAAATTGCTACTTACCGCCGCCTTCTGGAAGGAGAAGACATAAA aactacagaatATCAGTTAAGCACCCTGGAAGAGAGAG ATATAAAGAAAACCAGGAAGATTAAGACAGTCGTGCAAGAAGTAGTGGATGGCAAGGTCGTGTCATCTGAAGTcaaagaggtggaagaaaatatcTAA